A region from the Cystobacter ferrugineus genome encodes:
- a CDS encoding Coq4 family protein, translating to MQHVIKTIRVSRAVLAMIRDANDPDRVFDLIEALFASTDAARKAVERMSRDPELARVLRERPRLGRIDLEELGRLPEGTLGRTFADHARRTGLDPSVLPVQEAPDAASYVKAHLFETHDLWHVMTGFPTTSEGELGLQAFYFAQSGSRVPMGVFVAGLCFTFLNNFELCEVAMPQVVRGWLLGRRARRLFGTDWKTLLDKPLEEIRATFSLELDKVDAILREFERTRPFAVTVQA from the coding sequence ATGCAACATGTCATCAAGACGATCCGCGTCAGCCGTGCCGTCCTGGCCATGATCCGTGATGCCAATGATCCCGATCGGGTCTTCGATTTGATCGAGGCGCTGTTCGCCTCGACGGATGCGGCGCGGAAGGCGGTGGAGCGGATGTCCCGGGATCCGGAGCTCGCGCGCGTGCTGCGGGAGCGCCCCCGGCTGGGACGCATCGACCTGGAGGAACTGGGCCGCCTCCCCGAAGGCACGCTGGGGCGTACCTTCGCGGACCATGCGCGCAGGACCGGCCTGGACCCGAGCGTGCTGCCCGTGCAGGAGGCCCCGGACGCGGCCAGCTACGTGAAGGCCCACCTGTTCGAGACACACGACCTGTGGCACGTGATGACGGGTTTCCCGACGACCTCCGAGGGAGAGCTGGGGCTTCAAGCCTTCTACTTCGCCCAGAGCGGCTCCCGCGTGCCGATGGGCGTCTTCGTGGCCGGCCTGTGCTTCACCTTCCTGAACAACTTCGAGTTGTGCGAGGTGGCGATGCCGCAGGTGGTAAGGGGGTGGCTGTTGGGGCGGCGGGCCAGGCGGCTGTTCGGCACGGACTGGAAGACGCTGCTGGACAAACCGCTGGAGGAGATACGCGCAACCTTCAGTCTGGAACTCGATAAGGTGGATGCGATCCTCCGCGAGTTCGAGCGCACCAGGCCCTTCGCGGTGACCGTCCAAGCCTGA
- a CDS encoding cytochrome D1 domain-containing protein, which produces MTPQDREARRSRAEVTVAALAVLCMLAPVAILLPALEPALPRAEPVGPAEPMQGPQRLVRNGVVVEFSLLHPGDTSGPRRPLMEGDEAEVRLRMTDASSGLPLRGLSPSAWMDLGHLLSDKAEAQQECKDRVGVYLKGLVGIRPLIDLNSYYLLVLNKDPSISVIDPVVGMTGKTSLYTTVVIERPGADWVKSLDQKRLYVSMPKAGAVAVVDTTAFRVEARVQAGQEPTRVALQPDGHYLWVGNDAGEPVRSGVTVIDTQTLKPVATIATGRGHHEIVFSSDDRYAFVSNRDEGTISVISIARLEKVKDLKAGALPISLAYSSLSHVLYVADGKDGGVTAFDGARLEEVARLPARPGLGPMRFSQDGRWGLIVNPAEHVVYVVDAADNQLVHNIPVSGQPYQVSFTRAFAYVRLLDSERVEMINLSTLGRGKQPTVQGFAAGRTAPRLAGDLSIADSISQASTEAAIFVASPADNTTYFYMEGMNAPMGSFGNYGHNARAVQVVDRSLREVEPGVYSARLRLPVAGQYDVAFLLDAPRVLHCFRVEAKANPALKKALGALEIEYLDAPARLAVGQKALLRFRLREASTHQPATGLEEVKVLTYAAPGRQRAEVAAREVGEGVYEVEPSLPGAGSYYLYVAVPELKLKYGDLPYRALWVGGMTQSQSMREEQARGPQAN; this is translated from the coding sequence ATGACTCCGCAAGACAGAGAGGCCCGGCGCTCCCGGGCCGAGGTCACCGTCGCCGCGCTCGCTGTCCTGTGCATGCTGGCGCCCGTGGCGATCCTTCTCCCCGCGCTCGAGCCCGCGCTGCCCCGGGCGGAGCCGGTCGGCCCGGCCGAGCCCATGCAGGGCCCACAGCGGCTCGTCAGGAACGGGGTGGTGGTGGAGTTTTCCCTGCTCCACCCTGGTGACACCAGCGGTCCACGGCGGCCGCTGATGGAAGGTGATGAGGCCGAGGTGCGCCTGCGCATGACGGATGCGAGCAGTGGCCTTCCGCTGCGGGGCCTGTCTCCCTCCGCATGGATGGACCTGGGTCACCTGCTGTCGGACAAGGCGGAAGCGCAGCAGGAGTGCAAGGATCGGGTCGGTGTCTATCTCAAGGGCCTGGTCGGTATCCGTCCGCTCATCGACCTCAACAGCTACTACCTGCTGGTGCTCAACAAGGATCCGAGCATTTCCGTCATCGACCCGGTGGTGGGCATGACGGGCAAGACGAGCCTCTACACCACGGTGGTGATCGAGCGCCCGGGGGCTGACTGGGTCAAGAGCCTGGATCAAAAGAGGCTCTACGTCTCCATGCCGAAGGCCGGAGCGGTGGCGGTGGTGGACACGACGGCGTTCCGGGTCGAGGCCCGGGTGCAGGCGGGTCAGGAGCCCACCCGGGTTGCCCTGCAGCCGGATGGGCACTACCTCTGGGTTGGCAACGACGCTGGCGAGCCGGTTCGGAGTGGTGTCACGGTGATAGACACGCAGACCCTGAAGCCAGTCGCGACGATCGCCACCGGGCGCGGGCACCATGAGATTGTCTTCTCCAGCGACGACCGCTATGCCTTCGTCAGCAACAGGGATGAGGGCACCATCTCCGTCATCTCCATCGCTCGGTTGGAGAAGGTCAAGGACCTGAAGGCGGGCGCGCTCCCCATCTCCCTGGCGTATTCATCGCTCTCCCACGTCCTCTACGTGGCGGATGGGAAGGACGGGGGAGTGACGGCTTTTGACGGCGCTCGCCTGGAGGAGGTGGCGCGGCTGCCCGCGAGGCCGGGCCTGGGGCCCATGCGCTTCTCCCAGGATGGGCGCTGGGGCTTGATCGTCAATCCCGCCGAGCACGTGGTGTATGTGGTGGATGCGGCGGACAATCAGCTCGTGCACAACATCCCCGTGAGCGGGCAGCCCTACCAGGTCAGCTTCACCCGGGCCTTTGCCTATGTACGGTTGTTGGACTCGGAGCGGGTGGAGATGATCAATCTCTCCACGCTGGGGCGGGGCAAGCAGCCCACGGTGCAAGGCTTCGCCGCGGGGCGGACCGCGCCCAGGCTCGCGGGAGACTTGAGCATCGCCGACTCCATCTCCCAGGCCTCCACCGAGGCGGCCATCTTCGTGGCCAGCCCCGCGGACAACACCACGTATTTCTACATGGAGGGCATGAATGCTCCCATGGGGAGCTTTGGCAACTACGGGCACAACGCCCGGGCGGTGCAGGTGGTGGACAGGAGCCTGCGGGAGGTGGAGCCTGGCGTCTACTCAGCTCGGCTGCGGCTACCCGTGGCAGGTCAGTATGACGTGGCCTTCCTCCTGGATGCTCCGCGGGTCCTGCACTGCTTCCGTGTGGAGGCCAAGGCCAACCCCGCTCTGAAGAAGGCACTCGGCGCGCTGGAAATCGAGTATCTGGACGCTCCGGCGCGGCTGGCCGTGGGCCAGAAGGCGCTGCTGCGCTTCAGGCTTCGCGAGGCCTCGACCCACCAGCCCGCCACCGGGTTGGAGGAGGTGAAGGTCCTCACCTACGCCGCTCCTGGGCGTCAGCGGGCGGAGGTGGCCGCTCGGGAGGTGGGCGAGGGCGTGTACGAGGTGGAGCCCTCGCTGCCG